One genomic window of Xanthobacter dioxanivorans includes the following:
- a CDS encoding type II toxin-antitoxin system RatA family toxin yields the protein MPSFSNTRQVKHSARNMFDLVADVERYPEFVPLCQALRVKRRMKSDEGVEILVADMTVAYKLIRETFTSRVTLDRPRLTIHVEYLDGPFSRLDNRWEFMGQGEASSEVKFFISYEFRSRTLGMLMGAMFDAAFRRFADAFEARADQVYGTVG from the coding sequence GTGCCGTCCTTTTCGAACACGCGGCAGGTCAAGCATTCCGCGCGGAACATGTTCGACCTCGTGGCGGACGTGGAGCGCTATCCCGAATTCGTGCCTCTGTGCCAGGCGCTGCGGGTCAAGCGGCGCATGAAGTCGGACGAGGGGGTGGAGATCCTGGTGGCGGACATGACCGTCGCCTACAAGCTCATCCGCGAGACCTTCACCTCCCGCGTGACGCTGGACCGGCCGCGCCTCACCATCCATGTGGAATATCTCGACGGTCCCTTCAGCCGGCTGGACAACCGCTGGGAATTCATGGGGCAGGGGGAGGCTTCGAGCGAGGTGAAGTTCTTCATCTCCTACGAATTCCGCTCGCGCACCCTGGGCATGCTCATGGGCGCCATGTTCGACGCCGCCTTCCGCCGCTTCGCCGATGCCTTCGAGGCGCGGGCGGACCAAGTGTACGGCACGGTGGGGTAG
- the lipA gene encoding lipoyl synthase, with protein MVTVIDTHVRPRHPEKAHRPETEVLRKPEWIRVKAPGSAGWSETAGIVRANGLVTVCEEAGCPNIGECWEKKHATFMIMGDTCTRACAFCNVRTGLPEALDAAEPQKVADAVAKLGLAHVVITSVDRDDLADGGAEHFARTIAAIRAVSPGTTIEILTPDFLRKDGAMEVVVAARPDVFNHNLETVPSNYLSVRPGARYFHSLRLLQKVKELDGSIFTKSGIMVGLGEERPEVLQLMDDLRSADVDFITIGQYLQPTRKHHKVERFVTPDEFKAYETVAYAKGFLMVSSSPLTRSSHHAGADFEKLRAARAARLGRA; from the coding sequence ATGGTCACCGTCATCGACACCCACGTCCGCCCCCGCCACCCGGAAAAGGCGCACCGCCCCGAGACGGAGGTGCTGCGCAAGCCGGAATGGATCCGGGTCAAGGCGCCGGGCTCCGCCGGCTGGTCGGAGACGGCGGGGATCGTGCGGGCCAACGGCCTTGTCACCGTGTGCGAGGAGGCCGGCTGCCCCAATATCGGTGAGTGCTGGGAGAAGAAACACGCCACCTTCATGATCATGGGCGACACCTGCACGCGGGCCTGCGCCTTCTGCAATGTGCGCACCGGCCTGCCGGAGGCCCTCGACGCCGCCGAGCCGCAAAAGGTGGCGGACGCGGTGGCCAAGCTCGGCCTCGCCCACGTGGTCATCACCTCCGTTGACCGGGACGACCTCGCCGACGGCGGGGCCGAGCATTTCGCCCGCACCATCGCCGCCATCCGCGCCGTCAGCCCCGGTACCACCATCGAGATCCTCACCCCCGATTTCCTGCGCAAGGACGGGGCGATGGAGGTGGTGGTGGCGGCGCGTCCGGACGTGTTCAACCACAATCTGGAGACGGTGCCGTCCAACTACCTGTCGGTGCGGCCGGGGGCGCGCTACTTCCACTCCCTGCGTCTGCTGCAGAAGGTGAAGGAGCTGGACGGCTCCATCTTCACCAAGTCCGGCATCATGGTGGGCCTCGGCGAGGAGCGGCCCGAGGTGCTCCAGCTGATGGACGACCTGCGCTCCGCCGACGTGGATTTCATCACCATCGGCCAGTATCTCCAGCCCACCCGCAAGCACCACAAGGTGGAGCGCTTCGTGACGCCGGACGAGTTCAAGGCCTATGAGACCGTCGCCTACGCCAAGGGCTTCCTGATGGTGTCGTCGAGCCCGCTCACCCGCTCCTCGCATCATGCGGGCGCCGATTTCGAGAAGCTGCGCGCGGCCCGCGCGGCGCGCCTCGGCCGGGCCTGA
- a CDS encoding GlsB/YeaQ/YmgE family stress response membrane protein — MIISIVVGLIAGFFAEKIMNSSGGLLTNLFVGIVGGMLGGWVAGALGLAYIGDGFVDRLVVSTCGAVLLLAIWRAVTGRRPA; from the coding sequence ATGATCATCTCCATCGTGGTCGGGCTCATTGCCGGCTTTTTCGCCGAGAAGATCATGAACTCCTCGGGCGGGCTACTCACGAACCTCTTCGTAGGGATCGTGGGTGGCATGCTCGGCGGCTGGGTGGCGGGTGCGCTCGGCCTCGCTTATATCGGGGACGGGTTCGTGGACCGCCTCGTCGTTTCCACCTGCGGCGCGGTTCTGCTGCTCGCCATCTGGCGGGCGGTCACCGGCCGTCGACCGGCCTGA
- a CDS encoding GlsB/YeaQ/YmgE family stress response membrane protein encodes MDQQTVAFLNQPGVGFFSLIIIGLIAGWVAERVTASNHGLLTNLIVGIAGAFIGDKLASVLNVPVFGFMRTLIAAIVGAILLLWLWRAIRSR; translated from the coding sequence ATGGACCAGCAGACAGTCGCGTTCCTGAACCAGCCGGGGGTCGGGTTCTTCTCGCTGATCATCATCGGCCTCATTGCCGGATGGGTTGCCGAGCGGGTCACCGCCAGCAATCACGGGCTGCTGACCAACCTCATCGTCGGCATCGCCGGCGCCTTCATCGGCGACAAGCTCGCCTCGGTGCTGAACGTGCCGGTGTTCGGCTTCATGCGCACCCTGATCGCCGCCATCGTCGGCGCCATCCTGCTTTTGTGGCTGTGGCGGGCCATCCGCTCGCGCTGA
- the lpdA gene encoding dihydrolipoyl dehydrogenase yields the protein MADTYDIIVIGGGPGGYVAAIRAAQLGFKTAVVEKSHLGGICLNWGCIPTKALLRSAEIYHYMEHAKDYGLSAEKVGFDASAVVKRSRGVSAQLATGVGFLLNKNKVDVIWGKATLTAPGKLKVEAAQNPPKGAKGGGDYSAKHIIVATGARPRALPGLEPDKKLIWTYFEAMVPEKMPKSLLVMGSGAIGIEFASFYRTMGTEVTVVEVLPQILPVEDEEIAAVARKRFEKQGMKILSGAKVTGVTKHADSLTAHVEDAKGQKLDITVDRMISAVGVVGNVEGLGLEALGVKIERGIVVTDGYGRTNVPGLYAIGDIAGPPMLAHKAEHEGVICVETIKGLHTHPMDKNKIPGCTYCTPQIASVGLTEKKAKEAGREIKVGRFPFIGNGKAIALGEPDGLVKTIFDAKTGELLGAHMVGAEVTELIQGFVVAMNLETTEEELIHAVFPHPTLSEMMHESVMAAYGRAIHM from the coding sequence ATGGCTGACACCTACGACATCATCGTCATCGGCGGCGGGCCGGGCGGCTACGTGGCCGCCATCCGCGCGGCCCAGCTCGGCTTCAAGACGGCGGTGGTGGAGAAGAGCCACCTCGGCGGCATCTGCCTCAACTGGGGCTGCATCCCCACCAAGGCCCTGCTGCGCTCTGCCGAGATCTACCACTACATGGAGCACGCCAAGGATTACGGCCTCTCCGCCGAGAAGGTGGGCTTCGACGCCAGCGCGGTGGTGAAGCGCTCGCGCGGGGTGTCGGCCCAGCTCGCCACCGGCGTCGGCTTCCTGCTCAACAAGAACAAGGTGGACGTGATCTGGGGCAAGGCGACGCTCACCGCCCCCGGCAAGCTGAAGGTCGAGGCCGCGCAGAACCCGCCCAAGGGCGCCAAGGGCGGCGGCGACTATTCGGCCAAGCACATCATCGTCGCCACCGGCGCCCGCCCGCGCGCGCTGCCGGGCCTCGAGCCCGACAAGAAGCTGATCTGGACCTATTTCGAGGCCATGGTGCCGGAGAAGATGCCCAAGAGCCTGCTGGTGATGGGCTCGGGCGCCATCGGCATCGAGTTCGCCTCCTTCTACCGCACCATGGGCACCGAGGTGACCGTGGTGGAGGTGCTGCCGCAGATCCTGCCGGTGGAGGACGAGGAGATCGCCGCCGTGGCCCGCAAGCGCTTCGAGAAGCAGGGCATGAAGATCCTGTCCGGGGCGAAGGTGACCGGCGTCACCAAGCACGCCGACAGCCTCACCGCCCATGTGGAGGACGCCAAGGGCCAGAAGCTCGACATCACGGTGGACCGCATGATCTCCGCCGTCGGCGTGGTGGGCAACGTGGAGGGCCTGGGCCTGGAAGCGCTGGGCGTGAAGATCGAGCGCGGCATCGTCGTCACCGACGGCTATGGCCGCACCAACGTGCCCGGCCTCTATGCCATCGGCGACATCGCCGGCCCGCCCATGCTGGCCCACAAGGCCGAGCATGAGGGCGTGATCTGCGTGGAGACCATCAAGGGCCTGCACACCCACCCCATGGACAAGAACAAGATCCCCGGCTGCACCTACTGCACGCCGCAGATCGCCTCCGTCGGCCTCACCGAGAAGAAGGCGAAGGAAGCGGGACGCGAAATCAAGGTGGGCCGGTTCCCCTTCATCGGCAACGGCAAGGCCATCGCGCTCGGCGAGCCGGACGGGCTGGTCAAGACCATCTTCGACGCCAAGACCGGCGAGCTCCTCGGCGCCCACATGGTGGGGGCGGAGGTCACCGAGCTGATCCAGGGCTTCGTGGTGGCCATGAACCTGGAGACCACCGAGGAGGAACTGATCCACGCGGTGTTCCCGCACCCGACCCTCTCGGAAATGATGCACGAGAGCGTCATGGCCGCCTACGGGCGCGCCATCCATATGTGA
- a CDS encoding nucleoside 2-deoxyribosyltransferase, with protein MSQTGFRLTGYRPLRGGTRRPANKMKLYLAGPEVFLDDAREIGRRKMELCARFGFTGLFPLDGELTVDATGGVRSGAIFAANLDLMRAADAVVANLTPFRGISADPGTAFELGFAFALGRPVAAYSNLPGELKHRARAAIGPAADAAPTLLSDGLHVEDFGHFDNLMLAEALHASGLPVIQAAAPAADPFRDLALFGEVLAALARARAEGRLGAQNSPSHPAPAGHARGEETFHG; from the coding sequence TTGTCGCAGACGGGGTTCCGCCTTACCGGCTACCGGCCCCTGAGGGGCGGCACGAGGAGACCGGCCAACAAGATGAAGCTCTATCTCGCCGGCCCGGAAGTGTTCCTCGACGATGCGCGCGAGATCGGCCGGCGCAAGATGGAGCTTTGTGCCCGCTTCGGCTTCACCGGCCTGTTCCCCCTCGACGGCGAGCTGACCGTCGACGCCACGGGCGGGGTGCGCAGCGGCGCGATCTTCGCCGCCAATCTCGACCTCATGCGCGCGGCGGATGCGGTCGTCGCCAATCTCACGCCGTTCCGTGGCATCAGCGCCGATCCCGGCACCGCCTTCGAGCTGGGATTCGCCTTCGCCCTCGGCAGGCCCGTGGCCGCCTACAGCAACCTGCCGGGCGAGCTGAAGCACCGCGCCCGTGCTGCTATTGGCCCAGCCGCGGACGCCGCGCCGACCCTGCTCAGCGATGGCCTCCACGTGGAGGATTTCGGCCATTTCGACAATCTCATGCTGGCGGAGGCGCTCCACGCCAGCGGCCTGCCGGTGATCCAGGCGGCCGCGCCGGCCGCCGATCCGTTCCGCGACCTCGCCCTGTTCGGCGAGGTGCTCGCGGCCTTGGCGCGGGCGCGGGCCGAGGGCCGGCTCGGCGCCCAGAATTCCCCTTCCCATCCAGCACCCGCCGGACATGCGCGCGGCGAGGAGACGTTCCATGGCTGA
- a CDS encoding YdcH family protein, whose protein sequence is MSHTPHELAADFPEYAEKIQALKASDAHFAKLHDAYHEVNRQVHRAETDVEPTGDEEIEAMRRERVKLKDELYAILSK, encoded by the coding sequence ATGAGCCACACGCCCCACGAGCTTGCCGCCGACTTTCCGGAATATGCCGAGAAGATCCAGGCGCTGAAGGCGAGCGACGCTCACTTCGCCAAGCTCCATGACGCCTACCACGAGGTGAACCGTCAGGTGCACCGCGCCGAGACCGACGTGGAGCCCACCGGCGACGAGGAGATCGAGGCCATGCGCCGCGAGCGCGTGAAGCTCAAGGACGAGCTCTACGCCATCCTGTCCAAGTGA
- a CDS encoding pyruvate dehydrogenase complex dihydrolipoamide acetyltransferase, translating to MPIEILMPALSPTMEKGNLSKWLKKEGDTVKSGDVLAEIETDKATMEVEAIDEGILAKIVVPEGAQDVPVNQLIAVLAGEGEDVAGVASGAGKGGAPAVAVAAAPAAAPAAAPAPAAAAAPAAAPAPAAPVAAPAPAIPVANGQGGRVFASPLARRLAKDKGVDLGAVAGSGPHGRIVARDIEGAQPGARPAPAAAPAAAAPAPAAAPVPKAAVAGAPGAEQVKALFEPGSYEEIQLDGMRKTIARRLVESEQVTPTFFLTVDCDLDDLMALREQVNANASKDKDGKPVYRVSVNDFIIKALALALQKVPAANAVWAEDRVLRMKHSDVGVAVAIDGGLYAPIVKKAELKTLSAISNEMRDLAARARTKKLKPDEYSGGSTSVSNLGMMGMRNFTAIINAPQSSILAVGTSEQRPVVRGGEIRIATQMTVTMTCDHRVMDGALGAELLSAFKGFIEKPMSMLV from the coding sequence ATGCCCATCGAGATCCTGATGCCGGCCCTCTCCCCCACCATGGAGAAGGGCAACCTTTCCAAGTGGCTCAAGAAGGAAGGCGACACCGTCAAGTCCGGTGACGTGCTCGCCGAGATCGAGACCGACAAGGCCACCATGGAAGTGGAGGCCATCGACGAAGGCATCCTCGCCAAGATCGTGGTGCCGGAGGGCGCGCAGGACGTGCCGGTGAACCAGCTCATCGCCGTGCTGGCCGGCGAGGGCGAGGATGTGGCGGGCGTGGCCTCCGGCGCCGGCAAGGGCGGCGCGCCTGCCGTTGCCGTTGCCGCTGCCCCCGCCGCCGCGCCTGCGGCCGCTCCCGCTCCCGCTGCGGCTGCGGCTCCTGCTGCGGCTCCTGCGCCCGCTGCCCCCGTGGCCGCTCCCGCCCCTGCGATCCCGGTGGCGAACGGGCAGGGCGGGCGCGTGTTCGCCTCGCCGCTGGCGCGCCGCCTCGCCAAGGACAAGGGCGTCGACCTCGGCGCCGTGGCCGGATCCGGCCCGCACGGCCGCATCGTCGCCCGCGACATCGAGGGCGCGCAGCCCGGTGCCAGACCCGCGCCCGCCGCGGCCCCGGCGGCAGCGGCTCCGGCTCCCGCCGCTGCCCCCGTGCCGAAGGCCGCCGTCGCCGGCGCGCCCGGCGCGGAGCAGGTGAAAGCGCTGTTCGAGCCCGGCAGCTACGAGGAGATCCAGCTCGACGGCATGCGCAAGACCATCGCGCGCCGCCTGGTGGAGAGCGAGCAGGTGACCCCCACCTTCTTCCTCACGGTGGACTGCGACCTCGACGACCTGATGGCCCTGCGCGAGCAGGTGAACGCCAACGCCTCCAAGGACAAGGACGGCAAGCCGGTCTACCGGGTGTCGGTCAACGACTTCATCATCAAGGCGCTGGCGCTGGCGCTGCAGAAGGTGCCCGCCGCCAACGCGGTCTGGGCCGAGGACCGGGTGCTGCGCATGAAGCATTCGGACGTGGGCGTGGCGGTGGCCATCGACGGCGGGCTCTACGCGCCCATCGTCAAGAAGGCGGAGCTCAAGACGCTGTCCGCCATCTCCAACGAGATGCGGGACCTCGCCGCCCGCGCCCGCACCAAGAAGCTGAAGCCGGACGAGTATTCCGGCGGCTCCACCTCGGTGTCGAACCTCGGCATGATGGGGATGCGCAACTTCACCGCCATCATCAACGCGCCGCAGTCCTCCATCCTCGCGGTGGGCACCTCCGAGCAGCGCCCCGTGGTGCGCGGCGGCGAGATCAGGATCGCCACCCAGATGACCGTCACCATGACGTGCGACCACCGGGTGATGGACGGCGCGCTGGGCGCCGAGCTGCTCTCGGCCTTCAAGGGCTTCATCGAGAAGCCCATGTCCATGCTGGTGTGA
- a CDS encoding pyruvate dehydrogenase complex E1 component subunit beta gives MAIEILMPALSPTMEKGNLTKWVKKEGDVVKSGDVLAEIETDKATMEVEAVDEGILGKILIPEGSQDVAVNTPIATILADGEDASAAPAPAPVAKAAESAPSPVAAAAPAAPATPAPSAVAAPPQVASLPDPEVPAGTEFVTQTVREALRDAMAEEMRRDGDVFVMGEEVAEYQGAYKITQGLLQEFGARRVVDTPITEHGFAGLGVGAAMAGLKPIVEFMTFNFAMQAIDHIINSAAKTLYMSGGQVHCSIVFRGPNGAAARVAAQHSQDYTSWYSQIPGLKVIAPYTAADAKGLLKAAIRDPNPIIFLENEILYGHSFEVPKLDDYVLPIGKARIARPGKDVTLVSFSIGMTYALKAAEELAKQGIEAEVIDLRTIRPMDVASIVASVKKTGRCVTVEEGWPQSGIGAEIAAQLMDKAFDWLDAPVLRVTGKDVPMPYAANLEKLALPSVADVIEAVHAVTYR, from the coding sequence ATGGCCATCGAAATCCTCATGCCGGCCCTGTCTCCCACCATGGAGAAGGGCAACCTCACCAAGTGGGTCAAGAAGGAAGGCGACGTCGTGAAATCCGGCGACGTCCTCGCCGAGATCGAGACCGACAAGGCCACCATGGAGGTGGAGGCGGTCGACGAGGGCATCCTCGGCAAGATCCTCATTCCCGAGGGGTCGCAGGACGTGGCGGTGAACACGCCCATCGCCACCATCCTCGCCGACGGCGAGGATGCCAGCGCCGCGCCGGCCCCCGCGCCTGTCGCGAAGGCCGCCGAGAGCGCGCCGTCTCCCGTCGCCGCCGCCGCCCCCGCTGCTCCGGCGACGCCCGCCCCTTCGGCGGTGGCCGCCCCGCCGCAGGTCGCCTCCCTGCCCGATCCGGAGGTGCCGGCCGGCACCGAGTTCGTCACCCAGACCGTGCGCGAGGCCCTGCGCGACGCCATGGCCGAGGAGATGCGCCGCGACGGCGACGTCTTCGTCATGGGCGAGGAAGTGGCCGAGTATCAGGGCGCCTACAAGATCACCCAGGGGCTGCTGCAGGAGTTCGGCGCCCGGCGCGTGGTCGACACGCCCATCACCGAGCACGGCTTCGCCGGCCTCGGCGTCGGCGCGGCCATGGCGGGCCTGAAGCCCATCGTGGAATTCATGACCTTCAACTTCGCCATGCAGGCCATCGACCACATCATCAACTCGGCGGCCAAGACCCTCTACATGTCCGGCGGGCAGGTGCACTGCTCCATCGTCTTCCGCGGCCCCAACGGCGCGGCCGCCCGCGTCGCCGCCCAGCACAGCCAGGACTACACGTCCTGGTACAGCCAGATCCCCGGCCTCAAGGTGATCGCCCCCTATACGGCCGCCGACGCCAAGGGCCTGCTCAAGGCCGCCATCCGCGATCCCAACCCCATCATCTTCCTCGAGAACGAGATCCTCTACGGCCACTCCTTCGAGGTGCCGAAGCTGGACGACTACGTCCTGCCCATCGGCAAGGCCCGCATCGCCCGGCCGGGCAAGGACGTGACCCTTGTCTCCTTCTCCATCGGTATGACCTATGCGCTGAAGGCGGCGGAGGAACTGGCCAAGCAGGGGATCGAGGCGGAGGTGATCGACCTGCGCACCATCCGCCCCATGGACGTGGCGAGCATCGTCGCCTCGGTGAAGAAGACCGGCCGCTGCGTCACGGTGGAGGAGGGCTGGCCGCAATCGGGCATCGGCGCCGAGATCGCCGCCCAGCTCATGGACAAGGCCTTCGACTGGCTCGACGCCCCGGTGCTGCGGGTGACCGGCAAGGACGTGCCCATGCCCTATGCCGCCAACCTCGAGAAACTGGCTTTGCCATCGGTCGCCGATGTGATCGAGGCGGTGCACGCCGTCACCTATCGCTGA
- the pdhA gene encoding pyruvate dehydrogenase (acetyl-transferring) E1 component subunit alpha, with product MAKKPSARAAEPAAPAGFTKEQDLSAYREMLLIRRFEEKAGQMYGMGLIGGFCHLYIGQEAVVVGMQMAMKPGDQVITGYRDHGHMLATGMAARGVMAELTGRRGGYSKGKGGSMHMFSIEKQFFGGHGIVGAQVSLGTGLAFADRYRENGNVSVTYFGDGAANQGQVYESFNMAELWKLPVVYVIENNKYAMGTSVSRASAQQDFSKRGTSFNIPGEQVDGMDVRAVFAAGERALAFAREGNGPYILEMQTYRYRGHSMSDPAKYRSKEEVQKMRTEHDPIEQVRTRLLESHNASEDELKKTDAEVREIVNEAADFAGHEPEPDIAELYTDILR from the coding sequence ATGGCCAAGAAACCTTCCGCCCGCGCCGCCGAGCCCGCGGCCCCCGCCGGCTTCACCAAGGAACAGGATCTCTCGGCCTATCGCGAGATGCTGCTCATCCGCCGCTTCGAGGAGAAGGCGGGGCAGATGTACGGCATGGGTCTCATCGGCGGCTTCTGCCACCTTTATATCGGCCAGGAGGCCGTGGTGGTGGGCATGCAGATGGCGATGAAGCCGGGCGACCAGGTGATCACCGGCTATCGCGACCACGGCCACATGCTGGCCACCGGCATGGCCGCGCGCGGCGTGATGGCCGAGCTCACCGGCCGGCGCGGCGGCTATTCCAAGGGCAAGGGCGGCTCGATGCACATGTTCAGCATCGAGAAGCAGTTCTTCGGCGGCCACGGCATCGTCGGCGCGCAGGTATCGCTGGGCACCGGCCTCGCCTTCGCCGACCGCTACCGCGAGAACGGCAACGTCTCCGTCACCTATTTCGGCGACGGCGCGGCCAACCAGGGCCAAGTCTACGAGAGCTTCAACATGGCCGAGCTGTGGAAGCTGCCGGTCGTGTACGTGATCGAGAACAACAAGTACGCCATGGGCACCTCGGTCTCCCGCGCCTCGGCCCAGCAGGACTTCTCCAAGCGCGGCACGTCCTTCAACATCCCCGGCGAGCAGGTGGACGGCATGGACGTGCGGGCGGTGTTCGCCGCCGGCGAGCGGGCGCTGGCCTTCGCCCGCGAGGGCAACGGCCCCTACATCCTCGAGATGCAGACCTACCGCTATCGCGGCCACTCCATGTCGGACCCGGCGAAATACCGGTCCAAGGAGGAGGTGCAGAAGATGCGCACCGAGCACGATCCCATCGAGCAGGTCCGCACCCGCCTCCTCGAGAGCCACAATGCCAGCGAGGACGAGCTGAAGAAGACCGACGCCGAGGTGCGCGAGATCGTCAACGAGGCGGCCGACTTCGCCGGTCACGAGCCGGAGCCCGACATCGCCGAGCTGTACACGGACATCCTGCGCTGA
- a CDS encoding FtsB family cell division protein — MQSRSRLQNVLATLALHLGAAAVIGYFAYHAYNGDHGLLARRNFDQEIKEAQEELDALKAQRRAFENKVSLLAPTQLDPDMLDEEGRRQLNFINAKDLVLLRSK, encoded by the coding sequence ATGCAGAGCCGCTCGCGCCTCCAGAACGTCCTCGCCACCCTCGCGCTCCACCTCGGGGCGGCGGCGGTCATCGGCTATTTCGCCTATCACGCCTATAACGGCGACCACGGCCTGCTGGCCCGGCGGAACTTCGACCAGGAGATCAAGGAGGCGCAGGAGGAGCTCGACGCCCTGAAGGCCCAGCGTCGCGCCTTCGAGAACAAGGTGTCCCTGCTCGCCCCCACCCAGCTCGATCCGGACATGCTGGACGAGGAGGGGCGCCGGCAGCTCAATTTCATCAACGCCAAGGATCTGGTGCTGCTTCGCAGCAAATGA